From Mumia sp. ZJ1417:
ATGACGGTGATGGAGCGGCTCAAGCCCGAGCGCCTGTACGACGAGTTCGTGGCGTTCCGTGAGCGCATCGGCATGACCGTGCTCCCGCTGACCGGTGGCCCGCCAACGATGCCGCAGCTCGCTGAGCACCTGCGGGCGGGCGGGTTCGTATGCCTGCTCGCCGACCGCGACATGTCGCGCAGCGGGATCCCCGTCGACCTGCTCGGCGAGAAGGCGCGGATGCCGGTGGGCCCCGCCCTCCTCGCGCAGCAGACGGGTGCGACGCTGTTCGTGGCGACCTCGCGCTACGACGACGACGCGGGCCGGCTGCGCATGACCGTGCACGAGCCGATCGAGACGCGGTCGGGCGAGGACGGCCTGGTGGCGATGACGCAGGACGTCGCCGACGTCTTCACCACCGACATCCGGCGCAGTCCCGCCGACTGGCACATGCTGCAGCGCGTCTTCGAGGTGGACCGGCGCGACGACGGAGGGCGGCCGGGCAAGGGGGGAGCACGATGAGGATCGGGATGGTCTGCCCGTACTCGTTCGACGTGCCAGGCGGCGTCCAGAACCACGTCCTGGACCTGACGCGCTCGATGAGCGAGCTGGGGGTCGACGTCTCCGTGCTCGCCCCGGCCGCGGACGACGACGACCTTCCCTCGTACGTGACGCCGGCCGGGCGTGCGCTGCCCGTCCGCTACAACGGCGCGGTCGCGCGGGTGTCCTTCGGACCGATCGCGATGGCGCGGACCCGGCGCTGGCTGCGCGACGGCAACTTCGACGTCCTCCACGTGCACGACCCGGCGACGCCGAGCGTGTCGCTGATCGCGTTGAGCCTGGCCAGCGGCGTCTCGATCGCCACGATCCACACGTCGATCGGCCGCTCGCGGGCCCTGGCGGCGACTGAGCCGCTGCTGCGTCCGGCGATGGAGAAGCTGAGCGCGCGCATCACCGTCTCGCGCGAGGCGCAGCGTGTGGTCGCGCACTACCAGGGCGGCGACTCCGTCATCATCCCCAACGGCCTGTTCGTCGACGACTTCAGCGGGACAGAGCGCCGTGCTGGAGAGAGCTCGACCTTCTCCTTGCTGTTCCTCGGTCGGTTCGAGGAGACCCGCAAGGGACTCCCGGTCCTGCTGGACGCGCTCCCGGCGGTGATCGAGAGGTTCCCGGGCCTGCGGCTCATCGTTGCAGGGGCCGGCGATCCGCGCGTCGGCACTGCGATGGTGCCCGAGCGCCTGCGTGAGCACGTCGAGGTCGTCGGGCGCGTCTCCGACGAGGAGCGTGCGCGGCTGCTGTCGGAGGCGGATGTCTACGTCGCCCCGAACACCGGGGGAGAGAGCTTCGGGATCGTGCTCATCGAGGCGATGGCCGCCGGAGCCCCGGTGGTCGCCAGCGACATCAGGGCGTTCGCCGACGTGCTCGAGGACGGGCGCCTGGGCGCGCTGTTCGCCAACGAGGACCCGGTCTCGCTCGCCAAGACGCTGGTCGACGCTCTCGACGACCCCGGACGCGAGGAGCGCGCGGGGGTGGCACGCGAGGCCGTACGGCGGTACGACTGGAGTGTGGTCGCTCCCCAGGTGATCAGCGTGTACGAGACCGTGCTGGGAGGAGGCGGAGCATGAGCACCCTGGAGTGGGTTCTCGTCATCGGGGCGGTCGTCGCCGCGATCACGGTCGCGCTGTCGTCGACGGCGGGTCGGCTCGACCGGCTGCACATCCGCCTCGCCACCGCCCAGGCCTCGCTCGATCGGCAGCTTCTCGACCGCTCGACCTGCCTGCGCAACGTCGCGACCAGCGGCGTCCTCGACCCCGCGAGCGCACTCGTCGCCGTGGAGGCCGCCGACGCCGCCCGCGCCGCGATCGGCCAGGTCGACCAGGAGGAGCGCGAGACGGCGCTGAGCGAGGTCATGCGGACCGTCTTCGGTGACGCCGACGACGTCGACGCCCTGTGGGCCTCGGCCGACGAGCCGCAACGCGAGATGCTCGGCGACCTCGGCGACGCCTGCGAGCGCGTCCAGCTCGCCCACCGCTTCCACGACGACCTGGTCGCGCGCACCGAGCGCATGCGCCGCAAGCGGATCGTCCGCTGGGCCCGGCTGGCAGGGCATGCGCCCTGGCCGTACCGGATGGCCTTCGACGACACCCCGCCCCCGCACCTCGTCGGCAAGGAGCGCCCGATCGCCGGACCGGATCAGGAGTCCTCCGCCGCGGACGTACGATGAGGCCGACTCCGCCGTCCGACCCGAGGTGACACCGATGACCGAGCACGCGACCACTCCTGCCGACACCGCCCAGAGCGTCGACCAGGGCACCGGCACGGCCCGCGTGAAGCGTGGCATGGCCGAGATGCTGAAGGGCGGCGTCATCATGGACGTCGTCGACGCGGAGCAGGCCAAGATCGCCGAGGACGCCGGCGCGGTCGCCGTGATGGCGCTCGAGCGCGTCCCGGCCGACATCCGCGCGCAGGGCGGCGTGGCGCGGATGAGCGACCCGGACCTGATCGACGGGATCATCGAGGCGGTGTCGATCCCGGTGATGGCCAAGGCGCGGATCGGTCACTTCGTCGAGGCGCAGGTGCTGCAGTCGCTCGGGGTGGACTACATCGACGAGTCCGAGGTGCTGACGCCGGCCGACTACGCCCACCACATCGACAAGTGGGCGTTCACCGTGCCGTTCGTGTGCGGCGCGACCAACCTCGGCGAGGCGCTCCGCCGCATCACCGAGGGCGCGGCGATGATCCGCTCCAAGGGCGAGGCCGGCACCGGCGACGTCTCCAACGCCACGACGCACATGCGGACGCTGCGCGACCAGATCCGGCGCCTGCAAAACCTGCCCGCAGACGAGCTGTACGTGGCGGCCAAGGAGCTCCAGGCCCCGTACGAGCTGGTCAAGGAGGTCGCGGCCGCGGGCAAGCTCCCGGTCGTGCTGTTCACCGCCGGCGGCATCGCGACCCCGGCCGACGCGGCGATGATGATGCAGCTGGGCGCCGAGGGTGTCTTCGTCGGCTCGGGCATCTTCAAGTCCGGCAACCCGGCCGAGCGGGCGACGGCGATCGTGAAGGCGACGACCTACTTCGACGACCCCGACGTGATTGCGAAGGTCTCCCGCGGGCTCGGAGAGGCGATGGTCGGGATCAACGTCGAGGACGTCCCGGAGCCGCACCGGCTCGCCGAGCGTGGCTGGTGAGCGCGTGCCCTTCTTCTCGGCCCCGAAGCTGACCGACGCCGAGGCCCTGCGCAGCTACGCGCGGGTCCTCGTACGGGCGGGTCTGACCGCGCCGGACGCCTGGGTACGGGACGTCGCCGTCGCTGCTCGCGAGGACGCCGGGCTCGACGACCCCGAAGGCGAGGCCCAGCGCCTGGTCGACGACGCGCGGCAGGCGCTCGCCGAGGAGCAGGCGACCTGGCCGCCCCGTACGGACTACGACGCCCTCCAGGCTGCGCTCGCGAGCCTGGAGTCCGCGGGCCTGGTCGTCCTCCAGGGCGTCGACGACCACTGGGCCGCAGCCGCCGTTCTGCGCGGGCCGTCCGGGCAGGGGAGCGCCGTACGAGGCGTCGTCTGGTTCACTCCGTCGGACGTCTGGCACGCCGTCGACCACGGCATGCTCGAGTTGAACGCGTGGCATCCAGACTCCGCGAACATCGCGGACGGCGATCCGCTCTGCGAGGAGGTGCTCGCCGCGCTCGACGCGCACGGTCTGGCGGCGCACTTCGACGAGGGCCGTATCGAGGTCCGAGCCTTCTGGCACCGGCGCGCGGGCGGCGGCGACGCGTGAGCGCCGTGCGCGTCGGCGTCCTCGCGCTGCAGGGGGACGTCAGGGAGCACCTGCGCATGCTGGCCGACAGCGGTGCCGAGCCGTCGACCGTACGACGGACGAGCGAGCTGGCAGCGGTCGACGCGCTCGTCGTCCCCGGTGGCGAGTCGACCACGATCGACAAGCTGTCGCGGGCCTTCGACCTGCGCGAGCCGATCCGGGAGCGGATCGCCGCGGGGATGCCGGTCCTCGGCACCTGCGCCGGCATGATCATGCTTGCCGACCGGATCGAGGGCGGCGCTGCGGGCCAGCAGACGTTCGGAGGGCTCGACGTCACGGTGCGGCGCAACGCGTTCGGGCGGCAGGTCGACTCCTTCGAGACCGACCTGCGCGTCGAAGGGCTCGACGCGCCGATGCACGCGGTGTTCATCCGTGCCCCGTGGGTCGAGAGCTGCGGTCCCGGCGTCGAGGTGCTCGCGAGCGTCGACCGGGGCGAGGACGGCGCGCACCCCGTAGTAGTCCGCCAAGGCGTGCTGCTTGCCGCGTCGTTCCATCCCGAGGTCGGGCACGACGACCGCCTGCACCGCATGTTCGTCCGTACGGTGCACGCGGCGCGCTGATCTGACCCCAGGCGCGGGGGAGCGGTCGCGCCCGCCGGTGGCGCGAGTGACGTCACACCCGCGGGCGATAGGATCGAGGGCGGTCGCGAGACGCGATCGTCCCGCAGTCGTAGAGCGAGAGCAGGTGGATCCCGTGTCAGGCCACTCCAAGTGGGCGACCACCAAGCACAAGAAGGCGGTCATCGACGCCAAGCGCGGCAAGATGTTCGCCAAGTTGATCAAGAACATCGAGGTCGCCGCGCGCACCGGTGGACCCGACCCCACGGGCAACCCGACGCTCTACGACGCCATCCAGAAGGCCAAGAAGTCCTCGGTCCCCAACGACAACATCGACCGTGCGGTCAAGCGCGGCGGCGGGCTCGACGGCGCAGGTGTCGACTACACGACGATCATGTACGAGGGCTACGCCCCCGGTGGTGTCGCGC
This genomic window contains:
- the pdxT gene encoding pyridoxal 5'-phosphate synthase glutaminase subunit PdxT, producing MSAVRVGVLALQGDVREHLRMLADSGAEPSTVRRTSELAAVDALVVPGGESTTIDKLSRAFDLREPIRERIAAGMPVLGTCAGMIMLADRIEGGAAGQQTFGGLDVTVRRNAFGRQVDSFETDLRVEGLDAPMHAVFIRAPWVESCGPGVEVLASVDRGEDGAHPVVVRQGVLLAASFHPEVGHDDRLHRMFVRTVHAAR
- a CDS encoding phosphatidylinositol mannoside acyltransferase — its product is MIRPTQAARTAVARTRTHVEAAAYRAGWNLAVHVPQPVVDRALRVTADQLYGRGGSGIERLRSNLARAVPDADAATLDAVTRDAMRSYLRYWGEVFRLPRFTGDVAAVDDAIVVDHAERVYALRDAGRGMIAALPHMGNWDLMGAWACTHEVPLMTVMERLKPERLYDEFVAFRERIGMTVLPLTGGPPTMPQLAEHLRAGGFVCLLADRDMSRSGIPVDLLGEKARMPVGPALLAQQTGATLFVATSRYDDDAGRLRMTVHEPIETRSGEDGLVAMTQDVADVFTTDIRRSPADWHMLQRVFEVDRRDDGGRPGKGGAR
- the pdxS gene encoding pyridoxal 5'-phosphate synthase lyase subunit PdxS — encoded protein: MTEHATTPADTAQSVDQGTGTARVKRGMAEMLKGGVIMDVVDAEQAKIAEDAGAVAVMALERVPADIRAQGGVARMSDPDLIDGIIEAVSIPVMAKARIGHFVEAQVLQSLGVDYIDESEVLTPADYAHHIDKWAFTVPFVCGATNLGEALRRITEGAAMIRSKGEAGTGDVSNATTHMRTLRDQIRRLQNLPADELYVAAKELQAPYELVKEVAAAGKLPVVLFTAGGIATPADAAMMMQLGAEGVFVGSGIFKSGNPAERATAIVKATTYFDDPDVIAKVSRGLGEAMVGINVEDVPEPHRLAERGW
- a CDS encoding glycosyltransferase family 4 protein, with the translated sequence MRIGMVCPYSFDVPGGVQNHVLDLTRSMSELGVDVSVLAPAADDDDLPSYVTPAGRALPVRYNGAVARVSFGPIAMARTRRWLRDGNFDVLHVHDPATPSVSLIALSLASGVSIATIHTSIGRSRALAATEPLLRPAMEKLSARITVSREAQRVVAHYQGGDSVIIPNGLFVDDFSGTERRAGESSTFSLLFLGRFEETRKGLPVLLDALPAVIERFPGLRLIVAGAGDPRVGTAMVPERLREHVEVVGRVSDEERARLLSEADVYVAPNTGGESFGIVLIEAMAAGAPVVASDIRAFADVLEDGRLGALFANEDPVSLAKTLVDALDDPGREERAGVAREAVRRYDWSVVAPQVISVYETVLGGGGA